The following nucleotide sequence is from Methylotenera sp. G11.
TTTCCCGTATTGAAGATTAATTAACGGATTTGGGGATTCACTTGTTTGAGTTGAAAACGATAGCGCTATTCATCGTCACCGCCATCGCGGAGATCGTTGGCTGCTACTTGCCGTATTTATGGCTGACGCAGAATAAAAGCCCTTTGCTACTGATTCCGGCAGCGGTCTCACTGGCCTTGTTTGCCTGGCTGCTGTCGCTGCATCCTGTCGCGGCGGGCAGGGTATATGCAGCTTATGGCGGTGTTTATATATTTGTCGCCATTTTCTGGTTATGGCTGGTGGATGGTATCAAACCTACGTATTGGGACCTGTTGGGCGCAGGCGTGGCTTTGATCGGCATGGCCATTATCATGTTTTCGCCACGAAGTGCCTGACAGGGCCGAATACTGATTCATTACCATTGCAGTAATGAATCAGTGTGGTTTATACGAGACCTACCTCAACCAGGTTGTCACTGAATGTCGTGGAGTGACCCATGTCCCCGAACTCAGCCGAGCTGATGCAATTGACCGTGCCATTGTTAAGCTGTCGCCAATAACCCAGCGTTGCGACTACGATGCCCGCATTCACGTCATCGGAGATCTTGGCGATACATTCAAACGCACCGCGGTCATTAAATACTTTGACCGTGTCACCTTCCTGAATGCTGCGTGCTTTTGCATCCAGTGCGTTAATCAGTACAAATTGCTCGCCTTGACCTTTAATTTTCTCTGTCACATTGGCATAGCAGGAATTTAAAAAGCCATGGCTCTTGGGTGAAATGATGTTAAGCGGATATTTTGCCGCCAGTGACGGATTGGTCGCCGGCGTTTCACGGGAGGCTACGTAATCCGGCAGGCTATCCAGGGCTTCGCCTGGCTGGAATCCATCGTACATCTGACGGAATGGGCCGGCGACAAAGTTTTTTGCACCTTCCACTAAAAAGTGGCATTTGCCGCTAGGGGTGGGAAACTCGCCATTTGCATGGCGCGCACGCATGTTTTTGTCGCCAAAGGCTTTTAACCGGGCAAAGCCATGTTCACGCATGTAAGCCAGGTCTATCCCTTCGCAGGTGGGTGAATTCCAGTCCACGTAGTGTTCCAGGCATTCACTGTCATTCCACTTGAAGTTATCATCTTCATAGCCCATGCGTTTTGCCAGTTGTCTGAAAATCTCATTATTCGGAATCGCTTCACCTGGCGGGTCAATGCATTTGGCATTGTAGGTGAGGTAGAGGTGACCCCATGACAGCACCATATCTTCCATTTCCGCGCCCATGGCGGCTGGCAGTACAATGTCTGCATAAGCTGCAGTATCGGACATGAAGTGTTCAGCCACTACAAGGAATAAATCTTCACGCTCCAGGCCTTTGATGATTTTGTCGGTTTCCGGTGCCTGTGTAATCGGGTTGGTGTTCCATACCATCATCGATTTGATCGGTGTTTCGAGCTTGATCTCGCCTGTGAGTACGCGGCCCAGCTGCAGGTTGTTTACCACAGGCGTGCCTTCGGGAATTAGATCCGGACGGCAGATCACATCAAATTTGTATGGGTGCTCCCATACCGGGAATTGCAGTGCCCCGCCGCCTACATGGCGCCATGCGCCAATCAGTGCCGGCAAGCTGGTCACTGCACGGATAGCCTGGCTGCCGCCATAGCTTCTTTCCAGCGCTACGCCCAGGCGAATCGCGGCTGGCGGTGTCGTTGCATATTCCCTGGCAAACCTGCGGATATCCGCAGCAGGAATGCCGGTGATCTCTTCTGCCCATTCCGGCGTCCTGGTTTTGGCGCGTTCCGCCAGTTCCGCGTAGCCTACGGTGTAATGATCTACATAATCCTGGTCTACCAGGCCTTCTGAAATGATCACGTTCATCATTGCCATGGCGAGCGCACCATCGGTACCGGGTTTGGGGGCAATGTGCCAATCGGCCTCTTTTGCGGTTTTTGAAGCGTAGGAATCAATCACTACGACTTTGGCGCCGCGTTTCTGTGCTTCATGAATAATATGCCAGTGATGCAGGTTGGTGCTGACTGAATTACAGGCCCAGATCACGATATATTTAGAGTGGCTGAAGCTTTCCGGGTCCACGCCTGCGGTTGGCCCCACGGTCAGCAGCCATGCAGTGCAGGAGCCCTCACCGCAGAAGGTGCGCTCGCAGACTGTTGCGCCCATGCGGTTAAAGAAAGCATCGCCGCCGTTCAGGCCATGCACAAGCCCCTGGTTGCCCAGGTAGCTGTTGGGCATGATCGCGTGCGGACCATCAGTGGCAATGATCGCTTTCCATTTGCTGCTGATTTCGCTTAAAGCTTCATCCCATGAAATACGTTTGAATTGTTTGCTGCCTTTGGGGCCGGTGCGCTTGAGCGGGTAGAGCAGTCGATCCGGATGGTAATGGCGCTTTTCATAATCTTTTAATTTTACGCATAATCCGCCGCGCGTCATGGGGTGGTTTTTGTTGCCGGTAACGGAGATCAGCCTGTTGTTTTCAACCGTGTAAACCATGCTGCAGGTATCAGGGCAGTCATGCGGACAGCCGCCGTGAAAGGTTTTTACATTTTTTGATAAGTCATCCATAGCACTCTCCCTGGTTTTTCTGTGAATTCGATCGTGGCAATGCAGTAAAAAATGAACACTATTTCCGGGATGGCTGCCGGATTTTTTATTCAATCCGGCTATGTCATCACTTTACGACACTTAAATAATTTATAGCTGAATAATTTGTAGTTGCTCAGTCCATGTGCTGATAAAAATCGATTGTAGACAGACCTGTCTTTTTGTCAATAAGTATTTTTAACCATAGCCATGTTTCTATGGATAATATTTTTTAATGGCTGGCTGATTTTGCTCGCTTGGGCAGGCAAAAGCAGCTTGGTATCATGAACAATCATGAGGTTCTGATTTCAAAGTATAGAGTTTCAGGCATTTATTGGAGTGATGGCGCTTTTCTGCGATAATGATATTTTTGATTTTTTTATGAAAGCTAAAGCAAATGGCGCAATTTGATAATGTCAGTGTGAAAAAGAAAGCCAACATCTATTTTGACGGCAAGTGTGTAAGTCATACTGTCATGTTTCCTAACGGTACGCGCAGCACTATTGGCGTTATATTCCCTAGTTCGCTTACGTTCAATACCGCAGCGCCTGAACTGATGGAAATCAACGCAGGTGTTTGCAAAGTACGCCTCAGCGGTGAGAATGAATGGAAAACTTACTCAGCGGGTGAAAAGTTTACTGTACCAGGTAATTCTTCGTTTGATATTGAGACAGTGGAAACACTAGACTACGTCTGCCACTTTGAATAATTATGGCTCAACTCTGCGTTGTTTTTCCGCTTGCCGTGCCGTACGTACTGTCTGCGCGGAAATGCCTTGCAGAGTTATCGCTTGAAAAATTTGTTGGAGATTTGAATGCCTAGTTTTGATATTTCTTCAGAAGTCGATATGGTTGCGTTGAAAAACGCGATTGATACTGCCGGTAAGCAGATTACCAATCGTTATGATTTTAAAGGTACTTCAGCCAAAATCGACCTGAATGAAAAAGATAGCATAATCACGATTTTTGGCGACAACGACTTTCAGCTTGACCAGGTGAAAGATATTTTATTGCCGGCCATGGAAAAGAAAGAGCCGGATTCGGCAAAACGTCTTGATCATAAGGATGTCCAAAAAATATCGGGCAACAAGGTGAAGCAGGACCTGAAAATCCGTGCGGGAATCGATAGCGATTTAGCCAAGCGCATTACTAAACTGATTAAAGATTCCGGCATGAAAGTACAGGCCAGCATTCAGGGCGATACAGTGCGCGTGAATGGTGCCAAGCGTGATGTGCTGCAGGATGCGATTGCGTTTGTTAAAAAGAACGTAACGGACTTTCCGTTGCAATTTGGTAATTTCAGAGACTAAGCAAGTTTGATTTAAGGCTGCTTGAAGCAGAGAATTATGGCAAAAACGTTATACGATAAATTGTTTGATTCCCATGTTGTGACCGAAGAGAATGGCACAGCGTTAATTTATATTGACCGTCACCTGGTACATGAGGTCACGAGTCCGCAGGCTTTTGAAGGCCTGCGTCTGGCTGGGCGCAAACCATGGCGTGTATCTTCTATTGTGGCCACTGCCGACCACAACACGCCAACCACCGGTTGGGACAAAGGCCTGGCGGGTATTGCTGACCCTGTAGCACGTTTGCAGATAGAAACCTTAAGTGACAATATCCGTGAATTCGGCGCAAAAGCCTATTTTCCGTTCATGGATGCGCGCCAGGGCATCGTGCACGTGATGGGGCCTGAGCAGGGTGCTACCTTACCGGGGATGACCGTGGTCTGCGGCGACTCGCATACCAGTACGCATGGTGCGTTCGGCGCGCTTGCCCATGGTATCGGTACCTCTGAAGTTGAGCACGTGATGGCGACGCAATGCCTGGTGCAGAAAAAATCCAAAGCCATGTTGGTGACGGTCGAAGGAACCCTGCAAAACGGTGTGACGGCCAAAGATGTCGCGCTGGCGATCATCGGCAGGATCGGCACCGCGGGCGGCACCGGCTACGCGATTGAGTTCGCAGGTTCGGCAATTCGCGCCCTGAGCATGGAAGGCCGCATGACATTATGCAATATGGCGATTGAAGCGGGTGCGCGTGCCGGTATGGTTGCTGTAGACCAGACTACGGTTGATTATGTAAAAGGCCGCCCATTTTCACCGGGCCCGGAACAATGGGACGCTGCGGTTGCTTACTGGCGTACCCTGCATAGCGATGAAGGTGCCAAGTTTGACGCGACAGTCGCGTTCAAGGCTGAAGATATCCAGCCGCAGGTCACCTGGGGTACGTCTCCGGAAATGGTAGTTGGTGTTGACGGTAAAGTGCCTAGTCTCGACCTCGCCAGGAATGATGTGCAGCGCGGTGATTGGGAACGCGCTTATGCGTATATGGGCTTGACGGCTAATACGCCGATTACCGAGATCGCGATTGACAAGGTGTTTATCGGCTCATGCACCAATTCACGCATTGAGGATTTGCGGGCAGCGGCTTCTGTTGCCAAAGGCAAGCATGTGGCGCCCAATGTGAAATTGGCGATGGTGGTACCTGGCTCCGGCCTGGTAAAAGCACAGGCGGAGCAGGAAGGCCTGGACAAGATTTTCAAAGAGGCGGGTTTTGAGTGGCGTGAACCAGGCTGTTCGATGTGCCTGGCGATGAATGCCGACAGGCTGGAGCCGGGTGAGCGTTGCGCTTCTACTTCAAACCGTAACTTCGAAGGCCGTCAGGGTCAGGGCGGCCGCACGCATCTGGTCAGCCCGGAGATGGCTGCCGCAGCTGCTGTAGCTGGTCATTTTGTTGATGTAAGAACTTTGAATTAATTACTAATAAGGAAACTCGAGTTTATGAAAAAAATATTCTTTTTTGTGATGGTGGCGGTATCTCTTTCAGCTTGCAATACAGTGCAGGGCCTTGGCAAGGACATTGAAAAAGGTGGCGAAGCCATTCAGAACTCAACTAAGTAAATCATCTTCTTTAAAAATATACTTAAGAACATAACATGCAAGCTTTTACGCAACTAACAGGATTGGTAGCCCCACTGGACCGCGCTAACGTGGATACGGACGCTATTATTCCCAAGCAGTTTTTAAAATCTATCAAGCGTAGCGGCTTTGGCCCGAACGCTTTTGATGAATGGCGTTATCTGGATCGCGGCGAACCCGGGATGGATAACTCCAGCCGTCCGTTAAATAAAGACTTCGTGCTGAACCAGGAACGTTACCAGGGTGCGCGTGTTTTGCTTACACGTGAAAACTTCGGCTGCGGTTCAAGCCGCGAGCACGCGCCATGGGCGCTGGAGGACTATGGTTTCAAAGTTATCATCGCGTCAAGCTTTGCCGATATTTTCTTTAATAACTGTTTTAAAAACGGCATGCTGCCGATTGTGCTTAGTGCTGAAATCGTCGATGCGCTGTTTAAGCAGGTGGTTGCGAATGAAGGCTATGCATTGAATGTTGACCTCGCGGCGCAGACAGTGACGACGCCGGGCGGTGAAGTGTATCCGTTTGAGATTGACGCTTTCCGTAAACATTGCCTGCTGAATGGTTTGGATGATATTGGCCTGACGATGCAGCAGCAGGATAAAATCAAGGCGTTTGAGGCCAGGCATCGCCAGTCGCAGCCTTGGTTGTTTGCATAAGCACCCATAAGTTTGCTATTTGATTACATTTAAGTTTAAGAAAGCTAGTTCATGAAAATCGCAGTATTGCCAGGTGATGGCATCGGTCCGGAAATTGTTGCTCAAGCCGTTAAAGTTTTAAATGCGCTGAATTTGAATATCGAAATGACCGAGGCGCCGATTGGCGGCGCGGGCTACGAGGCTGCGGGTGATCCGCTGCCGGACGCGACCCTTAAGCTCGCAAAAGGCGCAGACGCGGTGCTGCTGGGCGCGGTCGGTGACTGGAAATATGACAAGCTGGAGCGTCACCTGCGCCCGGAGCGCGGTTTGCTGCGTATCCGCAAGGAACTTAATCTGTTTGCAAACCTGCGTCCTGCGTTGCTATATCCTGAGCTTGCATCTGCATCTACACTGAAGCCTGAAGTGGTTTCCGGCCTGGACATCATGATCGTGCGTGAATTGACCGGCGATATTTATTTCGGCCAGCCGCGCGGAATCAGCACGCTGGAAAACGGTGAGCGTGAAGGCGTGAACACCATGCGTTATTCAGAATCCGAAATCCGCCGTATTGGCCGGGTTGCGTTTGATATTGCCATGAAGCGCAATAAAAAAGTATGTTCGGTCGATAAGGCCAATGTGCTGGAATGTACCGAACTTTGGCGCCAGGTCATGATTGAGCTTTCAAAAGAATACCCGGAAGTCGAATTGAGCCATATGTATGTAGACAATGCCGCCATGCAGCTGATTCGCGCGCCTAAACAGTTTGACGTGATGGTGACTGGCAATATCTTCGGCGACATCCTGTCTGATGAGGCTTCCATGCTCACCGGTTCAATCGGTATGCTGCCTTCAGCATCGCTGGATGCCAATAACAAAGGCATGTATGAGCCTAGCCATGGTTCTGCGCCGGACATTGCCGGTAAAGATGTGGCTAATCCGCTGGCGACGATTTTATCTGCGGCCATGATGCTGCGTTATACATTTAACGATGAAGCGAATGCGCAGCGCATTGAAAATGCCGTGAAAAAAGCCTTGGCCCAAGGCTACAGGACGGCAGATATCTGGACTGAGGGTACCAATAAGGTTGGCTGTGCTGCCATGGGTGATGCAGTGGTTGCGGCGCTGTAATAACAGAATTGCCAGGAATTGTGCTGGCTTGGACGTAGTTTGCTGAATGAAAATCAGCATTTCAGTAATTTTAAATTTGGATAATTAAAATGTTAAAGGTCGGTTTTGTTGGTTGGCGCGGTATGGTTGGTTCCGTACTCATGCAACGCATGATGGAAGAGAATGATTTTGCGTTGATTGAACCACAGTTTTTCACTACTTCACAAGTCGGCGGCAAAGGCCCGAATGTAGGTAAAGAAACGCCGGCTTTGCTGGATGCCAAAGATATCAACGCGCTTAAGGCGATGGATGCAATCGTATCCTGCCAAGGCGGCGACTACACGACTGAGATATTCCCGCAATTAAGGAATAGCGGCTGGAACGGTCATTGGATCGACGCGGCTTCTACCCTGCGTATGGAAAAAGACGCCGTCATTATCCTTGATCCGGTCAATATGCATGTCATCAAAGATGCGATGCAGCAAGGCACTAGAAACTGGGTGGGCGGCAACTGTACCGTATCATTGATGCTGATGGCTTTGAATGGCCTGTTTAAAGCAGACCTGGTCGAGTGGGCAACTTCGATGACTTATCAGGCTGCATCCGGCGCCGGTGCGCAGAACATGCGTGAGTTGCTGAAGCAGATGGGCGAAGCGCACCGTGTGGCGAGTGACTTTCTTAAAGACCCGGCGTCAGCGATCCTCGACATCGATCGTGAGGTTGCCGGCACACTGCGCGATAAAGAGTTTCCGACAGCGCATTTTGGCGTGCCGCTGGCTGGCAGCCTGATTCCCTGGATCGATAAAGACCTGGGCAATGGCCAAAGCAAAGAGGAGTGGAAGGGCGGTGTTGAAACCAACAAGATCCTCGGTCGTGAAACCAACCCGGTTCTGATCGACGGTTTATGCGTGCGTATCGGCGCAATGCGCTGTCATAGCCAGGCTTTGACAATCAAACTCAAAAAAGATGTGCCGCTGGATGAGATTAGCCAGATGCTGGCTGAAGCTAACCAGTGGGCGAAAGTTGTGCCAAACGAGCGTGAGGCCAGTATGAGGGAGCTTACGCCGACAGCAGTTACCGGCACGCTGACTACCCCGGTAGGCCGTTTGCGCAAACTGAATATGGGTAATGATTATTTATCTGCCTTTACGGTAGGCGATCAGTTGCTGTGGGGTGCGGCGGAGCCTCTGCGCCGTATGTTGCGGATTTTAATAGAAAAGTAAATAATTGTTAACTTAAGCCCGTTGTGATGTTATAACTGTGATGGTCTGCAAGTAGATAGCTCATGAATATAATGTGCATTATGAGCTTGCATAGCTAACTATTTGATGTTATTTTCATATCGCAGAAATCAGTTTGATTAAAGGTAGCAATGTGCATAAGTCTAAAATAAATAAAATATCATTAGCGGTCTGCCTGGCATTTATGCCGATTTACGGATTAGCAGCGGGCTTGGGGAAGCTCAGCGTTAATTCAGGCTTGGGAGAGCCGCTAAAAGCTGAAATCGATCTGTTGTCGGTCACGCCAGATGAGCTTTCATCGCTGACGGCAGTGATTGCCTCTGAAGAGGCTTATGCCCTGCAAGGCATTCCTCGTCTTGGCGTGCATGGCAATATCAAAGTGGAACTTGCCAAAAACCCGGATGGGTCACCGGTGTTAAGGCTGCGTTCACTGCAGCCTATCGATGATCCGTACCTTGACATGCTGATACAGGTCGACTGGGCATCGGGACGCCTGCTGCGCGAATACACGATATTGCTTGACCCCCCGGGATACAAGCAATCCATCAATGAAGAGCGTGCAACATCCGTTATTAACAAGCCTGGTTCCGCTGCAACAGGCAATATAAGCACACAGTCCGGCGCGTACGCGGCAACCGCATCCCAGCCTGCTCCGGCTAAAGCCAAATCATCTAAAAAGTCGGGTACCAAAAATACTAAAGACAGTGAGCCGACTGAGTCTTCTATCGGCGCGACAGAATCCTATGAGCTGACAACGCAGCGTGGCGACACGTTGAATACGATTGCAAAAGGAATGCAGGTAGATGGCATCAGTCTTGACCAGATGCTGGTCGGGCTGTTTGAAGCCAATAAAAATGCTTTCGTTGATGGCAATATGAACCGCTTGAAAGTCGGCCAGATTGTCAAGATCCCATCTAAAGAAACGTTGTCTGCTATCAGCCCCAAGCAGGCTGCACAAGAGGTTAAAGTACA
It contains:
- the leuB gene encoding 3-isopropylmalate dehydrogenase, with protein sequence MKIAVLPGDGIGPEIVAQAVKVLNALNLNIEMTEAPIGGAGYEAAGDPLPDATLKLAKGADAVLLGAVGDWKYDKLERHLRPERGLLRIRKELNLFANLRPALLYPELASASTLKPEVVSGLDIMIVRELTGDIYFGQPRGISTLENGEREGVNTMRYSESEIRRIGRVAFDIAMKRNKKVCSVDKANVLECTELWRQVMIELSKEYPEVELSHMYVDNAAMQLIRAPKQFDVMVTGNIFGDILSDEASMLTGSIGMLPSASLDANNKGMYEPSHGSAPDIAGKDVANPLATILSAAMMLRYTFNDEANAQRIENAVKKALAQGYRTADIWTEGTNKVGCAAMGDAVVAAL
- a CDS encoding molybdopterin-containing oxidoreductase family protein, translating into MDDLSKNVKTFHGGCPHDCPDTCSMVYTVENNRLISVTGNKNHPMTRGGLCVKLKDYEKRHYHPDRLLYPLKRTGPKGSKQFKRISWDEALSEISSKWKAIIATDGPHAIMPNSYLGNQGLVHGLNGGDAFFNRMGATVCERTFCGEGSCTAWLLTVGPTAGVDPESFSHSKYIVIWACNSVSTNLHHWHIIHEAQKRGAKVVVIDSYASKTAKEADWHIAPKPGTDGALAMAMMNVIISEGLVDQDYVDHYTVGYAELAERAKTRTPEWAEEITGIPAADIRRFAREYATTPPAAIRLGVALERSYGGSQAIRAVTSLPALIGAWRHVGGGALQFPVWEHPYKFDVICRPDLIPEGTPVVNNLQLGRVLTGEIKLETPIKSMMVWNTNPITQAPETDKIIKGLEREDLFLVVAEHFMSDTAAYADIVLPAAMGAEMEDMVLSWGHLYLTYNAKCIDPPGEAIPNNEIFRQLAKRMGYEDDNFKWNDSECLEHYVDWNSPTCEGIDLAYMREHGFARLKAFGDKNMRARHANGEFPTPSGKCHFLVEGAKNFVAGPFRQMYDGFQPGEALDSLPDYVASRETPATNPSLAAKYPLNIISPKSHGFLNSCYANVTEKIKGQGEQFVLINALDAKARSIQEGDTVKVFNDRGAFECIAKISDDVNAGIVVATLGYWRQLNNGTVNCISSAEFGDMGHSTTFSDNLVEVGLV
- the leuC gene encoding 3-isopropylmalate dehydratase large subunit, translating into MAKTLYDKLFDSHVVTEENGTALIYIDRHLVHEVTSPQAFEGLRLAGRKPWRVSSIVATADHNTPTTGWDKGLAGIADPVARLQIETLSDNIREFGAKAYFPFMDARQGIVHVMGPEQGATLPGMTVVCGDSHTSTHGAFGALAHGIGTSEVEHVMATQCLVQKKSKAMLVTVEGTLQNGVTAKDVALAIIGRIGTAGGTGYAIEFAGSAIRALSMEGRMTLCNMAIEAGARAGMVAVDQTTVDYVKGRPFSPGPEQWDAAVAYWRTLHSDEGAKFDATVAFKAEDIQPQVTWGTSPEMVVGVDGKVPSLDLARNDVQRGDWERAYAYMGLTANTPITEIAIDKVFIGSCTNSRIEDLRAAASVAKGKHVAPNVKLAMVVPGSGLVKAQAEQEGLDKIFKEAGFEWREPGCSMCLAMNADRLEPGERCASTSNRNFEGRQGQGGRTHLVSPEMAAAAAVAGHFVDVRTLN
- the asd gene encoding aspartate-semialdehyde dehydrogenase, producing MLKVGFVGWRGMVGSVLMQRMMEENDFALIEPQFFTTSQVGGKGPNVGKETPALLDAKDINALKAMDAIVSCQGGDYTTEIFPQLRNSGWNGHWIDAASTLRMEKDAVIILDPVNMHVIKDAMQQGTRNWVGGNCTVSLMLMALNGLFKADLVEWATSMTYQAASGAGAQNMRELLKQMGEAHRVASDFLKDPASAILDIDREVAGTLRDKEFPTAHFGVPLAGSLIPWIDKDLGNGQSKEEWKGGVETNKILGRETNPVLIDGLCVRIGAMRCHSQALTIKLKKDVPLDEISQMLAEANQWAKVVPNEREASMRELTPTAVTGTLTTPVGRLRKLNMGNDYLSAFTVGDQLLWGAAEPLRRMLRILIEK
- a CDS encoding YajQ family cyclic di-GMP-binding protein; translated protein: MPSFDISSEVDMVALKNAIDTAGKQITNRYDFKGTSAKIDLNEKDSIITIFGDNDFQLDQVKDILLPAMEKKEPDSAKRLDHKDVQKISGNKVKQDLKIRAGIDSDLAKRITKLIKDSGMKVQASIQGDTVRVNGAKRDVLQDAIAFVKKNVTDFPLQFGNFRD
- the ppnP gene encoding pyrimidine/purine nucleoside phosphorylase, coding for MAQFDNVSVKKKANIYFDGKCVSHTVMFPNGTRSTIGVIFPSSLTFNTAAPELMEINAGVCKVRLSGENEWKTYSAGEKFTVPGNSSFDIETVETLDYVCHFE
- the leuD gene encoding 3-isopropylmalate dehydratase small subunit, yielding MQAFTQLTGLVAPLDRANVDTDAIIPKQFLKSIKRSGFGPNAFDEWRYLDRGEPGMDNSSRPLNKDFVLNQERYQGARVLLTRENFGCGSSREHAPWALEDYGFKVIIASSFADIFFNNCFKNGMLPIVLSAEIVDALFKQVVANEGYALNVDLAAQTVTTPGGEVYPFEIDAFRKHCLLNGLDDIGLTMQQQDKIKAFEARHRQSQPWLFA
- a CDS encoding YnfA family protein; amino-acid sequence: MFELKTIALFIVTAIAEIVGCYLPYLWLTQNKSPLLLIPAAVSLALFAWLLSLHPVAAGRVYAAYGGVYIFVAIFWLWLVDGIKPTYWDLLGAGVALIGMAIIMFSPRSA
- a CDS encoding entericidin A/B family lipoprotein, whose product is MKKIFFFVMVAVSLSACNTVQGLGKDIEKGGEAIQNSTK